A stretch of Ipomoea triloba cultivar NCNSP0323 chromosome 11, ASM357664v1 DNA encodes these proteins:
- the LOC115996959 gene encoding replication protein A 70 kDa DNA-binding subunit A-like: MAIVIYKLPRQIVVTKNGEQNVHDFVVMNEELKPIMLTLWGTFAVNQGVQLELQLRQGKFPIILAEGLNVNAFQGLSLSTLYNTSIEVDPVGRVAKVLTDWKDKNSELIYKEIVDKTYLDSLLALADPIRQRKTCLSSLETGFEQKPIAWVRGKIRLLKRDGFDYYVGCNYCNKIVHSTEGLQLHCMNCGQTDGITVKRYKVDIEIFDNVGSVRATMFNHEVHRLLLLTSSNIPTCENDGAMLQQTLDNLGLVFALKKNTIFSEQSTKYTVACLCNDVQLDLADSNDGLFRQSLMLGNPTKRRLDFSQLSGDSVDDSQASSPPNDKGKKPKIG; this comes from the exons ATGGCGATTGTTATATACAAGTTACCACGCCAAATTGTGGTGACCAAAAATGGCGAACAAAATGTTCATGATTTTGTTGTCATGAACGAAGA ATTGAAGCCTATTATGCTAACACTTTGGGGAACGTTTGCTGTAAACCAAGGGGTTCAACTTGAATTACAACTTCGGCAAGGGAAATTCCCCATTATACTTGCTGAAGGATTGAACGTTAATGCATTCCAAG ggTTGTCACTGAGTACACTATATAACACATCAATTGAAGTTGATCCTGTTGGCCGCGTTGCAAAAGTCCTTACTGATTG GAAGGACAAAAACTCTGAACTCATCTATAAGGAAATTGTAGATAAGACTTACCTTGATTCATTGCTTGCATTGGCAGACCCTATAAGGCAACGAAAAACATGCCTTTCATCTCTTGAAACTGGATTTGAACAA AAACCAATTGCATGGGTGAGAGGCAAAATTAGATTGCTTAAGCGTGATGGTTTCGACTACTACGTTGGTTGCAATTACTGCAACAAAATAGTCCACTCAACTGAAGGCTTACAACTCCACTGCATGAACTGTGGACAAACTGATGGCATCACTGTCAAAag GTATAAGGTGGACATAGAAATATTTGATAACGTTGGAAGTGTACGCGCAACAATGTTTAATCATGAGGTGCACCGACTATTGTTACTGACGTCGTCCAACATACCTACCTGCGAAAACGATGGTGCTATGCTCCAACAAACACTCGATAATCTTGGGCTTGTGTTTGCTCTCAAGAAAAACACCATATTCAGTGAACAAAGCACAAAGTATACAGTAGCGTGTCTGTGCAACGATGTACAGCTAGACTTAGCTGACTCAAACGATGGTTTGTTTAGGCAATCGTTGATGCTAGGAAATCCCACGAAAAGAAGGCTTGATTTTAGCCAATTATCGGGAGATAGTGTAGACGATTCGCAAGCAAGCAGTCCACCAAATGATAAAGGGAAAAAGCCTAAAATTGGTTGA
- the LOC115997083 gene encoding potassium/sodium hyperpolarization-activated cyclic nucleotide-gated channel 1-like translates to MASGSSGLPNNSASRVFDFASDDILCSYEDYGNQEKSARSHSDPAVGSNSAKEFHKSRMTRSSMMPTPAYIPPEDSSFNQDVIDAVEKSMKKYSDNLMRFLEGLSSRLSQLELYCYNLDKSIGEMRSDLVHDHGETDSKLKSLEKHLQEVHRSVQILRDKQELADAQKELAKLQLAQKESGSANNSQQNEERTSQPVSDTKRSDSPSELHGQQLALALPHQVAPQTPHTTRPMEQPQQPSVPPISSQVMTQSQGYYLPPTQMSLAPTQLSQGQYMPSDSQYRTPQMQEVARLPPQPAQTQLNQTTQVQSGFPYQQQWVPQLPQQTQQPQPQQPSMQPQARPSSSAVYPPYLPSQPNPTPEMVPNNMPMQVPFSGIPQTVASRPEGMPYGSGVASRPIQPQAPTQHLKPAFGAPGDGYGVSGPHPSLAPGNAYVMYESEGARGHPPQQPLFPQGAYPPSSFSLPNPPQPANANVMVRPPQVMRNPPYNELVEKLASMGYRVDHILNVIQRMEESGQPVDFNAVLDRLNGHSSGGSQKGW, encoded by the exons ATGGCATCTGGATCGTCTGGCCTGCCCAATAATTCTGCCTCTAGGGTGTTTGATTTCGCCTCCGATGATATCCTTTGCTCCTACGAAGACTACGGCAATCAGGAGAAGTCTGCCCGGAGCCACTCTGATCCCGCCGTTGGTTCCAATTCCGCCAAG GAGTTCCATAAAAGCAGAATGACGAGATCATCTATGATGCCTACTCCAGCTTATATCCCCCCCGAAGATTCTTCATTTAATCAAGATGTTATTGATGCTGTTGAGAAGAGTATGAAGAAGTATTCGGACAACCTCATGCGTTTCCTTGAGGGGCTTAGTTCACGCCTATCTCAGTTGGAATTATATTGTTACAATCTTGATAAATCCATTGGAGAAATGCGTTCTGATTTGGTTCATGATCATGGAGAAACAGATTCCAAACTCAAATCTCTTGAGAAACATCTCCAGGAG GTCCACAGGTCTGTACAAATCCTGAGAGATAAGCAAGAACTTGCTGATGCTCAGAAGGAACTGGCGAAGCTTCAGCTTGCACAAAAAGAATCAGGTTCGGCTAACAATTCTCAGCAGAATGAGGAGAGAACGTCTCAACCTGTTTCTGATACCAAAAGGAGTGATAGCCCTTCTGAATTGCACGGGCAGCAACTGGCACTTGCATTGCCGCACCAAGTAGCACCACAAACTCCACATACTACCAGACCGATGGAGCAGCCACAACAGCCATCCGTCCCGCCAATTTCATCCCAAGTTATGACACAATCACAGGGATACTATCTGCCACCAACCCAGATGTCGTTGGCTCCAACTCAACTGTCTCAAGGTCAATACATGCCGTCTGACTCTCAGTACCGGACTCCCCAAATGCAAGAAGTTGCTAGGCTGCCACCACAGCCTGCGCAAACTCAACTAAACCAGACTACGCAGGTTCAATCGGGATTTCCATATCAGCAGCAGTGGGTGCCGCAGTTACCTCAGCAGACCCAACAACCACAGCCACAACAACCGTCTATGCAACCACAGGCTAGACCATCATCATCCGCTGTTTATCCCCCTTATCTGCCCAGTCAACCAAATCCTACTCCCGAGATGGTTCCAAATAACATGCCAATGCAAGTGCCTTTCTCTGGAATTCCTCAAACGGTTGCTAGCCGCCCTGAGGGAATGCCATATGGCAGTGGTGTTGCCAGCAGGCCAATTCAGCCGCAGGCACCCACTCAGCATCTCAAGCCTGCATTTGGTGCCCCCGGGGATGGCTACGGAGTCAGTGGACCACACCCATCGCTTGCACCGGGAAATGCTTATGTAATGTATGAAAGTGAAGGAGCAAGGGGTCATCCACCCCAACAACCTCTCTTCCCCCAAGGCGCTTATCCTCCATCCAGCTTCTCTCTTCCAAATCCACCACAGCCTGCCAACGCTAATGTAATGGTTCGTCCACCACAAGTCATGCGCAACCCTCCCTACAACGAGCTGGTCGAGAAACTGGCAAGCATGGGTTACAGGGTGGATCACATTCTTAACGTGATCCAGAGGATGGAGGAGAGCGGTCAGCCTGTTGATTTCAACGCCGTGCTTGATCGACTAAATGGACATTCCTCCGGAGGCTCTCAGAAAGGATGGTAA
- the LOC115996589 gene encoding callose synthase 12, producing the protein MSNRQRPPPPAQQRQQRPHPLGEDEQPYNIIPIHNLLADHPSLRFPEVRAAAAALRSVGELRKPPFCPWRPEYDLLDWLALFFGFQASSVRNQREHLVLHLANAQMRLTPPPDNIDCLDPGVLRRFRRQLLRNYTSWCSFLGLKSNVWLSERHNSASDNRRELLYVSLYLLIWGESANIRFVPECISYIFHNMAMELNKILEDYIDENTGSPFLPSISGENAYLNRIVKPIYETIRAEVENSRNGTAPHSAWRNYDDINEYFWTKRCFEKLKWPIDIGSTFFVTTDKGKKVGKTGFVEQRSFWNLFRSFDKLWIMLALFLQAAIIVAWEGKEYPWQALKSREVQVKVLTVFFTWSGMRFLQSLLDMGMQYRLVSRETPWHGVRMVLKAIVSAGWIVVFGVFYGRIWTQRNNDRGWSGEANRRVVNFLEVSLVFLAPEILALAFFILPWVRNFLENTNWKIFHLLLWWFQSRTFVGRGLREGLVDNIKYSLFWVLVLVTKFTFSYFLQIKPMIAPTKTLLRLKIDTYEWHQFFGNSNRFAVGLLWLPVVLIYLMDIQIWYAIYSSFTGAAVGLFDHLGEIRNMQQLRLRFQFFASAIQFNLMPEEQLLNTHGTFKSRIKDAIHRLKLRYGFGRPFKKLESSQVEANKFALIWNEIILTFREEDIISDHEVELLELPQNTWDVRVIRWPCLLLCNELLLALSQAKELVDAPDHWLWSKISKSEYRRCAVIEAYECTRHLLLEIVTLNSEEHSILSTFFQQIDEWVKLEKFTKYYNLTALPKICDKLTILLNLSLNPKRDIDKVVNVLQALYEIATRDFLKEKMTADQLREDGLAPRTSGDKLLFQNAVVFPDPNNEIFYRQARRLHTILTSRDSMSNIPRNLEARRRLAFFSNSLFMNMPHAPHVEKMRAFSVLTPYYNEEVLYSKEQLRTENEDGISILYYLQTIYADEWENFLERMRREGMTNEIRELWTERLKDLRLWASYRGQTLARTVRGMMYYYRALNMLAFLDSAAEVDIKEGSRELASMRRSEGPDGLSSERAPSSRSLSRADSSVSLLFKGHEYGTSLMKFTYVVACQIYGTQKAKRDPHAEDILKLMENNEALRVAYVDEVVRGRDEKEYYSVLVKYDQKLKKEVEIYRVKLPGPLKLGEGKPENQNHALIFTRGDAVQTIDMNQDNYFEEALKMRNLLEEFKHYYGIRKPKILGVREHIFTGSVSSLAWFMSAQEMSFVTLGQRVLANPLKIRMHYGHPDVFDRFWFLTRGGISKASRVINISEDIFAGFNCTLRGGNVTHHEYIQVGKGRDVGLNQIAMFEAKVASGNGEQVLSRDVYRLGHRLDFFRMLSFFYTTVGFYFNTMMIVLTVFAFLWGRLYLALSGLEDSIADSGTNDNKALGTILNQQFIIQLGLFTALPMIVENSLEHGFLTSIWEFITMQLQLSSVFYTFSMGTRAHYFGRTILHGGAKYRATGRGFVVQHKGFAENYRLYARSHFTKAIELGLILTIYASYSPVATRTFTYIALTISSWFLVVSWILAPFVFNPSGFDWLKTVYDFDEFMSWIWYRGGVFAKAEQSWEKWWDEEQDHLRTTGLWGKILEIILDLRFFFFQYGIVYQLGIAADSKSIAVYLLSWIYVVVALGIYTIIAYARDKYAAKEHIYYRLVQFLVIILFIILIIALLQFTDFKFIDLFTSLLAFVPTGWGLLSFAQVLRPLLQNTFIWGTVVAVARLYEIMIGVIVLIPVALLSWLPGFQPMQTRILFNDAFSRGLRIFQIVTGAKKTKRDV; encoded by the coding sequence ATGAGTAACCGCCAACGCCCCCCGCCGCCGGCGCAGCAAAGACAGCAGCGACCTCATCCTCTCGGAGAGGATGAGCAGCCCTACAATATCATTCCGATCCACAATCTCTTGGCGGACCACCCGTCTCTCCGCTTCCCGGAGGTGCGAGCCGCGGCGGCGGCTCTGCGCTCAGTCGGCGAGCTGCGGAAGCCGCCGTTCTGTCCGTGGAGGCCGGAGTATGATCTCCTCGACTGGCTCGCGCTCTTCTTCGGCTTCCAGGCTTCCAGTGTTCGAAACCAGAGGGAGCATCTCGTTCTGCACCTCGCTAATGCTCAGATGCGGCTCACTCCGCCCCCCGACAACATCGATTGTCTCGACCCTGGGGTTCTGCGCCGCTTCCGCCGGCAGCTCCTCAGGAACTATACCTCCTGGTGCTCTTTCCTCGGACTTAAATCTAACGTTTGGCTCTCCGAACGACACAATTCCGCCTCCGATAACCGCCGCGAGCTCCTTTATGTGTCGCTCTACCTACTTATCTGGGGTGAGTCCGCTAATATCCGGTTTGTTCCTGAGTGTATTAGCTATATTTTTCATAACATGGccatggaattgaataaaattttggaGGATTACATCGATGAGAACACCGGCAGTCCGTTTTTGCCCTCGATTTCGGGTGAGAATGCGTATCTGAATCGAATTGTGAAGCCGATTTATGAGACAATACGAGCTGAGGTTGAGAATAGTAGAAATGGCACTGCTCCACACTCTGCTTGGAGGAACTATGATGATATAAATGAGTATTTCTGGACTAAGAGGTGCTTTGAGAAGTTGAAGTGGCCGATTGATATTGGTAGCACCTTTTTTGTGACCACAGATAAGGGGAAGAAGGTAGGGAAGACAGGGTTTGTGGAGCAGAGATCCTTTTGGAATTTGTTTAGGAGCTTTGATAAGTTGTGGATCATGCTTGCTCTGTTCCTCCAGGCTGCAATTATTGTGGCTTGGGAGGGAAAGGAGTATCCATGGCAAGCTTTGAAGAGTAGAGAGGTGCAAGTGAAGGTTCTGACTGTGTTCTTCACATGGAGTGGGATGAGGTTCTTGCAGTCATTGCTTGATATGGGGATGCAGTATAGACTGGTTTCAAGAGAGACACCATGGCATGGTGTGAGAATGGTGTTGAAGGCCATCGTTTCAGCTGGATGGATTGTGGTTTTTGGTGTGTTCTATGGCAGGATCTGGACCCAGCGGAATAATGATCGGGGTTGGTCAGGCGAGGCTAACAGGAGGGTGGTGAATTTCCTTGAGGTCTCCTTGGTTTTCCTTGCCCCTGAGATTTTGGCTTTAGCCTTCTTTATTCTGCCCTGGGTTCGGAATTttcttgagaacactaactggAAGATATTTCACTTGCTGCTGTGGTGGTTCCAGAGCCGGACATTTGTGGGTCGTGGACTTAGGGAAGGGCTTGTTGATAATATAAAGTATAGCCTGTTCTGGGTGCTTGTGCTTGTTACTAAGTTTACTTTCAGTTACTTTTTACAGATTAAACCAATGATTGCTCCAACAAAGACACTGTTACGTCTTAAGATCGATACATATGAATGGCATCAATTTTTTGGCAACAGCAATAGGTTTGCTGTAGGGTTGCTTTGGCTTCCTGTAGTTCTGATCTACCTTATGGATATACAGATATGGTATGCTATCTACTCTTCCTTTACTGGTGCGGCAGTTGGGTTATTTGACCACTTGGGTGAGATTCGGAATATGCAACAGCTGAGGTTGAGGTTCCAGTTCTTTGCAAGTGCCATTCAGTTCAATCTGATGCCAGAGGAGCAGTTACTGAATACTCATGGAACATTTAAGAGCAGGATCAAGGATGCCATTCACCGCTTGAAACTCAGATACGGATTTGGTCGGCCATTTAAAAAGCTTGAGTCCAGCCAGGTAGAGGCTAACAAATTTGCATTGATATGGAATGAGATAATTTTGACATTTAGAGAAGAAGATATCATCAGTGATCATGAGGTTGAGCTGTTGGAGCTGCCCCAGAACACCTGGGATGTTAGAGTGATACGTTGGCCATGTTTACTGCTTTGCAATGAGCTTTTGCTTGCTCTTAGTCAGGCAAAAGAGTTGGTAGATGCTCCTGACCATTGGCTCTGGTCTAAGATTAGCAAGAGCGAATACAGGCGGTGCGCAGTTATTGAAGCTTATGAATGTACTAGACACTTGTTACTGGAGATTGTCACATTAAATAGTGAGGAACACTCCATTCTCAGCACTTTCTTCCAGCAAATTGATGAATGGGTTAAACTGGAAAAGTTCACAAAATACTACAACCTGACTGCACTTCCCAAAATATGTGACAAATTGACCATTCTTCTCAATCTAAGTCTCAATCCTAAAAGGGACATTGACAAAGTGGTGAATGTTCTACAGGCCCTGTATGAGATTGCAACCCGGGATTTTCTCAAGGAGAAGATGACTGCAGATCAGTTACGAGAGGATGGTCTTGCACCTCGGACTTCTGGGGATAAATTGCTTTTTCAGAATGCAGTTGTGTTTCCTGATCCTAACAATGAGATCTTTTATCGGCAAGCTCGGCGCTTACACACTATTCTTACTTCTCGTGACTCTATGAGTAACATTCCAAGAAATCTTGAGGCAAGACGTCGACTTGCCTTCTTTAGCAACTCTCTTTTTATGAACATGCCACATGCTCCTCATGTTGAGAAAATGAGAGCTTTCAGTGTTTTGACCCCATACTACAATGAAGAAGTGTTGTACAGTAAGGAACAACTTCGAACTGAAAACGAAGATGGTATTTCCATACTCTATTACTTGCAGACGATCTATGCTGATGAGTGGGAGAATTTCTTGGAGCGAATGCGACGAGAAGGAATGACTAATGAGATAAGAGAGTTGTGGACAGAAAGGCTTAAAGATCTTAGGCTTTGGGCATCATACAGAGGCCAGACTCTTGCACGAACAGTGAGAGGAATGATGTATTATTACCGAGCTCTTAACATGCTGGCTTTTTTGGATTCAGCTGCTGAGGTGGACATAAAGGAAGGATCACGCGAGCTTGCTTCTATGAGGCGTAGTGAGGGACCTGATGGTTTGAGCTCAGAAAGGGCACCATCATCTAGAAGTTTGAGCAGAGCTGATAGTTCTGTGAGCTTGTTGTTTAAAGGTCATGAATATGGGACTTCTTTAATGAAATTCACTTATGTGGTTGCCTGTCAGATTTATGGTACTCAGAAGGCCAAAAGGGATCCCCACGCTGAAGACATCTTGAAGCTGATGGAAAACAATGAAGCTCTTCGTGTTGCTTATGTTGATGAGGTTGTAAGAGGAAGGGATGAGAAAGAGTATTATTCTGTGCTAGTGAAGTACGACCAAAAACTGAAGAAGGAAGTGGAGATCTATCGAGTCAAGTTGCCTGGTCCATTGAAGCTTGGGGAGGGAAAGCCTGAAAATCAGAATCATGCTCTTATTTTCACTCGGGGAGATGCAGTCCAGACAATTGATATGAACCAAGATAATTACTTTGAGGAGGCACTGAAAATGAGGAATCTGTTGGAGGAATTCAAGCATTACTATGGAATCCGCAAGCCAAAAATTTTGGGAGTTAGGGAACATATTTTTACTGGTTCAGTCTCATCCCTCGCTTGGTTCATGTCAGCTCAAGAAATGAGTTTTGTCACTCTGGGTCAACGTGTCTTAGCTAACCCTCTGAAAATCCGAATGCACTATGGGCACCCAGATGTGTTTGACAGGTTTTGGTTTTTGACTCGGGGAGGGATTAGCAAAGCATCTAGAGTGATCAACATTAGTGAAGATATTTTTGCCGGCTTTAACTGCACATTGCGAGGTGGGAATGTTACCCACCATGAATACATCCAAGTTGGCAAGGGAAGGGATGTTGGACTGAATCAAATAGCTATGTTTGAAGCCAAGGTTGCCAGTGGGAATGGCGAGCAAGTTCTGAGTAGGGATGTCTATAGGTTGGGCCATAGGCTTGACTTCTTCAGAATGCTCTCATTTTTTTATACAACTGTTGGGTTTTATTTCAACACAATGATGATTGTTCTTACAGTTTTTGCATTCTTATGGGGAAGACTCTACCTGGCTCTTAGCGGGCTTGAGGACTCTATTGCTGACAGTGGTACCAATGACAACAAAGCACTCGGTACAATTTTGAACCAACAGTTCATCATTCAGCTGGGTCTATTCACTGCTTTACCAATGATTGTGGAGAATTCTCTTGAGCATGGTTTTCTTACTTCTATTTGGGAATTTATAACAATGCAACTCCAACTTTCTTCTGTATTTTACACTTTCTCAATGGGAACGCGTGCCCACTATTTTGGCCGAACTATTCTTCATGGTGGTGCCAAGTACCGGGCAACTGGACGTGGCTTTGTGGTACAACACAAGGGTTTTGCTGAAAATTATAGGCTTTATGCTCGTAGCCACTTTACCAAGGCAATTGAACTTGGGCTCATACTTACAATATATGCCTCATACAGCCCTGTAGCTACCAGAACTTTTACATACATAGCATTGACCATCTCAAGTTGGTTCTTGGTGGTGTCATGGATCTTGGCGCCCTTTGTGTTTAATCCTTCTGGATTTGATTGGTTGAAGACAGTGTATGATTTTGATGAGTTTATGAGCTGGATATGGTACCGGGGTGGTGTTTTTGCAAAAGCTGAACAAAGTTGGGAAAAATGGTGGGATGAAGAACAGGATCATTTAAGGACAACTGGGCTTTGGGGGAAGATACTGGAAATAATTTTAGACCTCCGTTTCTTCTTTTTCCAGTATGGAATTGTTTATCAGCTAGGCATTGCTGCTGACAGCAAGAGCATTGCAGTTTACTTGCTTTCCTGGATTTATGTGGTGGTAGCTCTTGGGATTTACACCATTATAGCTTATGCTCGGGATAAGTATGCTGCAAAGGAGCACATATATTATCGCCTGGTTCAGTTCCTAGTTATAATTCTTTTCATAATTCTGATAATTGCACTGCTCCAGTTCACAGATTTCAAATTTATCGATCTATTCACTAGCCTGCTGGCTTTTGTTCCCACTGGTTGGGGTCTCCTCTCATTTGCGCAAGTGCTACGTCCCCTTTTGCAAAACACTTTTATCTGGGGGACAGTTGTTGCTGTGGCTCGACTGTATGAAATCATGATTGGAGTGATTGTCTTGATACCCGTGGCACTATTATCCTGGTTGCCTGGATTCCAACCCATGCAGACAAGGATCCTATTCAATGATGCTTTCAGTAGAGGCCTGCGGATATTCCAGATTGTGACCGGGGCAAAAAAAACAAAGCGTGATGTCTGA